The Epinephelus lanceolatus isolate andai-2023 chromosome 13, ASM4190304v1, whole genome shotgun sequence genomic interval CTGATGAGAGCAAGTCTAAAGCTACTGCCAAAAAAATATCATGAGGATGAAGTTAAACATAATGCACAGATGCAAAAGAGACATGCAAAGAGATGCTTCGGTggaaattaaaatataatgaaacacCTTAAAAACCTGCCCTTGAAATGACATAAAAGCTTTCCTGATAACATGTATAAACTGAAATAGTGTTTAGAAAGCTAAGCTGTTGTGAGAGGCAACATCACACAGAGTCCcatttgtgtatttatactgatgTGGCCTGTGACTCGTATTTGGCAGCAGATTTGGTGGCAAACTCAATCATGAGGTGTTCAGATTGAGTTGTTGCCATGGCAGCGTGTTTAGCCCTCAGCTCTTGCCTCCTGCTGCAGAGGCAGAGCCACACACCGTCGACTTCCTCAGCTCAATTTTCATCGACTGGCTCTCGGCCCGCGACTCTAACCTTGTCACCGTCGACACACCCAGAACCTTGCTGCTTGGTTTCATACCTTTTGACACTGGGATCCGTGTGGCAGCACTCCGAGCTGACTGCACATCCGAACTGGGctgcaaaataaatgacaaggcaaaataaaaaaaggatctggatcacagaaacacaaaaacacaggaggtGCAGGAGATGTTATGTTATGCCGGAATTGCACATAAAGAAAAGGTGAGCTCCCCAGTGAGCATGGTTTTGGTTAGCCCTGTTCCAGGATCACTCTACTTCATATTACAGTCCATCCCCCATAACTCAGACATTTCTGACAGACATTTCAGCTCATAAAATTTGTTACAGGAAGATTTATGAAAATATGAACAAACAGGATAGTAGACAATCTTCTTAGCAGCTTTTaaggtggaaaaaaataatgtcaaGCGTGTCCAAAGTAACAAAAAAGCATGACGTTCTCTGAGCAGTGGTGTCTTCATACTGAATGCAAAGTGAGTGTAGCACATTGAGGTTACATATAAAGTCAATGCAAAGGTACAAATAGATATAAATTTGCATGGGCAACACAATTGACCTGAACACTCAAAATTTGCTCTATTCACTTAGTCCTGGGAGTTGAAATTTTCAACTTGATGTTCTTTTCTTGTGGAAAGTAAACAACGGAATAAATAAAGCAGCAATTTGTTGCTGTGACAGTATAATAAATAGTAAggtgttgccatcttggttaaTACTGGTTCAGAGCACAGAGCCCTTGTGTTAACTGTGATCACATCACTCGATTCCAGCAACCGGTTGTGCTTATCTGCGAACCAAGTTAGCCATAGCTGCCGTCACCAGTTATTTAGCACAACTATTAGCACAGCTgctataatatatatatttgttggAGTTAGTCATTCATCCAATCATCCATCATTACCTATACCCACTTATTCTTGCAGGGTTGAGGGGGCCTATCTCAGCACACATATGGCGGTAGCCGGTCTATCACAGGACTAACACACCTTTACACACAGAGGCAATTTAGAGTTGCCAGTTAACCTCACCTGCATAtctggactgtgggaagaaacTGGATAAACCCACACTGGCAAGAGAAGAACATACAAACTCTGCAGACCTGCTGCTCAGGACTAGatcatgtattttgtttttgttttttttcaccttgTCAGTTGTTAAAAAAGATTGCCTACCATGCAGAAGGTTTTGGTTTAAGCGACTGAAATGTCCAAGTTACTGATGATGGTCCTGGAACAGGGCTAGCCTCTGACTCGGTGACAAATTatcaagtcagtgttttttgggTCTATTTAACACAAGTGTGTGAGAGTTAACTGGGGTTGGCCCTCTCAACTATTAACTGACATCAGGTTGGGTAATATTAtgagagtttgaacagggtGGCATGTCTGTAAATTGAAATTCTTAAAGTGAAAAAGTGAAAGATCCAAATGGGTCACTTTTCGCCCGTGTTTGGTTAAAGGGAGTGAATTTGTCAGTTGGTAAATTTTCTATACAAGACCCTTGGAAAGGCCTCTCTGGGATCTAATGCATGTCAGATCATTCCAGTGTTAGTTTCATACCAGTGAGATCGTATGTTTATAAATTCATTGTCTTATACCTGGAGAGAGTGCTATCTAGGGAGCACACACCACCTGATTTCATTTTGAAACATTTCAGAAGCAACTGCAATGTAAAAGATTAGACACTGTTcagatatttttgtttgtgGATTAAAGCAAAATGTCATCTATGCCTCTTTATGCTTGTGGCATattcagaaagaaagacagatggaGGGCATAATGATCTCTAAAGCTCTCACCACTGACTGTGTTGGCTTGGAGGATGCTGAGGTGATTGGTGTGATTGTTATGCTGCTTGTCATTTTGCTCTGAGTGGTCTTCCCCATTGAGGTCTGGCGTGGGGAGCGGAGAACCGTTCCTGTTGACATTTCCTTGCTGCTTTCTGAGCTTCTGAGTGTCAACACTGGATTACTGCAGCCCTCTGAAGGCCTCTTATACTGTGGACCCAAGTGAATGTGGATTTTGTTGTCCTCTGTTGTGATGATGTTGCTGTTGCCATTGTATTTCCTAAAAGGTGCCAGCCCAGGTTGCTTCTCTGGGGTCATCTTGATCACTGTGCGGCCAGCCGGAATATCATGAGGCTCAGTTGAAGCACATGCTTCAGCCACAGGAGTGGTACTGACTGTGATGATGGACACCGGTGACTGAAGGCTGTCAGAGCTGCAGCCGTTGGTCTTCTCTGGACTCATGGCCCTGGAGATGGTGGTTATCGTGACAGGTGATTTGGCTCGATCGAGACCTCCTACAGACTCACAGGATTTGCTCTTTGATGCTACGGTTGTGGGCTTCGGGACGATTGTGATACGAGGTTTTTGAAGGCCGAGAGTTGGGATGATGGTGGTGCTGGAGAAGAAATCCTCAGCTCGAGGGCTGGTGATCTccaaggtggcagtgctgttctCGTGATCTGGAGTCACTCGAATGTGCAGTGGCTGGCCTGGCCTGGTAATCTCAGGTGGTTGGAGCAAGGATGCCCTATTTGTCTTGTCAGGAGTGGTCTGAGTGAGTGTGATGGCCTCCTTCCTTTTCAACCAGGATGTCCAGGACTTTCTTGCACCAAGCTCTGCTGAAGCTGGAGGGTATCGTTCAAGAACTGTTGGCTTTTTCAGTCCCCGTTGTCTGAGGTTGCTCATTAAGTGGTTTTCCTCAAGGACGGATTTCCGGATAAAGCCTGCCGTCGTCTCGTCTTCAGCAGGCTCACTGGCCATCACATCTGTCTGCACTGCTGTGGAAGTAACCGGGACACTGACCATCCTCGTTCCATTCATGCTGGGCCTCAAGGCACGACTGTAGCGCTTTGTGGCTTCCAGCTCTTTGGTAAGGTTGACAAAGTCAtggctcatgctcttcttcttctcttcctcttccatgAACCTCTGCTGGAGGACAGAATAATCCACCTGCAGCTGGGAGAGCTGGTCTTCCTTGTTCATCAGTTCATGGATTTTCTCCTTCAGGGCCTGGACGTCTGCctgcagctctctggttttGGCCTCCTCCATCTTGCAGCGAATTCTAAGCTCAGCCTCTGGACTCATGACCTCGCCTTTCTCTATGGCTTTGTTTCTGGCAATCTGACTTTTCATTTCTTCCAGCAGCTTTGAAAGGGTATTCGCTTTGTCCTGCTCTGTTCTGAATTTCTTCTCCAGTAGATCATACTCATCCTCTGTTTTCATTAAGTCACCTTCTACCACCTCAAGTTGTTTGAGCCTGCTCTTTAGTCTTTCAATTTCTAGCGTGAGCTCTTTGACTTTGTTGTCGTCATCTGGATTTCTGTTATTGTCCTTGTTGGACCACTTTCTCTGCATTTCCCTCTCTGATTCCTCAAGTCCATCCATTCTTATTTTCATACTACCCAGTTTGGTATTCATCTCCCTACACCTTTCCTCTTCACTTACAAGTTTAGTTTTtaactcctctttctctttaaTGAGGGTTGACACTTTGACCTCCATTTCTGATTTGAATTTGAGAAGCTTTTTGCTCTCCTCAATCAGCTTCTCTGTGACCTCTGTAACCTTGCCCTGCTCTGCTTTGAACATCTTACTCAAATCATCACTTTTCTGTTCTTCCTGTTTAAGCCTCTCTGCcatattttttctttcatctACCAGTATAACTGTGAAGGATTTCAACTTCATAAGATCATCTTTTAGGACCATCTCTGCCTTTTCAAACTTTGACTCGGCGCTCTCAAGTTCTTTCAACCGAGTTTTCACCGTCTCCAGTTCACCAGCCAGATCCTTCACAACACGTTTCTCTTTTTCAAGGTTTGTATGAAGCTGAGAGCACTCTGTTTTGCTCCTGCTGAAAGCCCCCTCCAGTTTTTCCAGTTCAACCATTCTCTTCTGCAATTTGTCTACCTCCAGCCTCAGCTCCTTGCTGTGATTCTCCTCACTCTGCAGCTTTTTCCTCAGCTCCCTGCACTGAGTCTCTGTTTTGGTTATCTCCTCATCCTTGCCCTCCATCTCCAGCACTCTCTTCCGCAGATTCTCCAGCTCCGTCATGAGAGACGAATTCCCACACTCCCCTTTGCTGATCTTCTCCCTTAGCTCCTGCAGGTCTTCGTCTGATTTTTGCAGCACCTTGTTGCTCTCCTCAAGCTCTTCAATCTTGTGTGCCAAACCAGCTAGCTTCAGCCTAAGCTGTCGGCTTTGGGACTCTTCGTTGGCCAGTTTGGCCATCATCTCCTCGTGTTCCTGTGCAAACTTGGCCGCTTTGTGCTCCAGCTCAGCCTCCAACTTGAGGATCTTCTGTCCGTCCTCCTTTGCGGTGTCACTGACCGCTGTCAAACGCTGCTCTTTCTCTTGCAGCTTCTGAGTGAGGTCCTGGATCTTCTGGCTCTGCTGGTCAATCTGCTCGATATGCAGCTGCCGCTCGTCTACCAACATCAGGGCAAAGGACTTGAGCTTAACCAGCTCCGCTCTGACCTTCTCCAGCCTCCTGCTGTGTTCCTTGTCCTTACGAGCCTGGTAGGCCTTCTCCTGCTCCAACAACCTTTTGAGTCTgagaaacagaagaaaacaagatgTGAGTGGGTGTTAAtgtgaaacatattttaaccagAACATTGTGGCACTGCAGAAGATATCAATACTGAATTAATTTGACATCAAAATGTTTAGAAGTACACTTACAAACATGAATAATTACATGCAGAAAAGGAAACATATCAGATGGGGGAAAGATGTTGCACATCTCTATCAAAGCCAGACCAGACTCAGAATGAGAGCAATAACCACCTGATCCAGGATGGGGAGACAGGCAAGCAGAATAAAAGGCAACAACAGGATAAGCGAAGgaacaaaggaaataaaaaaagaggcaGATAAAGGCCCAAATACTTGTGATTCTCACCGACAGAGCTGTCCTGTTTAGAGTTCAGTAAAGGGAAGAATTACAGCCGCATGTCATGATCTCCATTAACACGCAGGTGTCTTGAGTTGAAAGCTTTAGTTATGTCTGCTGTGACTTACCCAACTGATCACAGTCAAGGCAGAAAATACCCCTGATAGAATTTCatttgtgtgtatgcgtgtaCAAAAACTGCACCTATACATCTGGTTGTATGCCAGGATGTGTCATTTAAGTGTCATCTAACCACATGTTATGGCAAAAGTGTTCAACTGTCTTGAATGTGCTTCACCCACTAGAACACAGAGCAAACAGCTTGTATGCAATTGTGCCATCTCTAAACCTCACCCAGTGTTCTGTCTGAACATTGTCAGAGGACAAAAGAACAGAGGAGAGATACTATCTCACTGCTGTACCTGTATGACATAGAATCTTGCACAACACACCAAATGACCGGGATAAAGCAGTAGTAAGAGGTACTGCAGAGCTGCCAACAAAGTTCAAGAGAATTCAGCTTCACGTTGGTAGATGTTTAACTAATCTCTGCAggagtctctgtgtgtgtctgagagagagTCTGCTACAGTTTCCCGTTCATGTGGGTCACATCAGACAGGTTTCAACACAGCAAGTGTTCTGCAAGTTTGAATCAAAAAACGCAGATTCCAGATGTTTGCAGTCTGCTCCTCCTGTGTCAAAAAACTTCCTCCCCCGAATCTCTGTTGAACTTACCAAAGAGTTGGGATGCAGAGCAGGTTGATCCATATCTGTTTTTAAAGCTGAGCAGGAgccaaactgctgctgctgttgctgctgctgagtcTCTCACGGTGCCAGAGAGTGAAGGAAGGAGGGGGCCCAGCACTGTGGGGAATTAAAGCCATCACATTCCAAACATGTCATCGTTGGACAATGAAAAAGGTGGATGTCGTCCTAAACAGCACTGCTCCGCTGGCTGGTGATGTCATCCACCCCTCCATATATGGCCAAAGAGGCCCTGCCCTTGTTTGGACACCAAGGAAGAGGAGGGGTTCAGAAagcttttcctcttcttctttctcctgttttgttcTCCCTTTTGAGAGGCGAGCCAACTGGGCAGCAGGTATGACATAACTCATGAAGCCACTTTTAAGTCTAAACATTTCTGTCCTTTTCCTAAAAATGCTGCTCCAGTTTTGATCTAATTGTCTCCTGTCTGTCTTAGAGCCAGCAGTGTCTCCATAGAAATGAGGCAACAATGCAAGGCGAGAGTTTTTGTTTTGGAGCAGACAATGCCAGACTTGCACAGCCTTTCTCATTATAATCCCCCTGTATCGTGCAAAGGGAGAAGGACGTGGATATAAATTCTCCATAGTGGCTgaattgtatgtgtgtgagatcaTAGCTTCAGACAGCAGAGGAGGCCTGTGGTTTGCATTGCAGAGGCTCTCAAATGAGCCAAATATGAGCAGTGCAAAGAGCTTACAGATGCAGAGGGTCTCTATCATTGCTCCAAATACATGCTATACATAAATATCACCAGTACACAAAAGCACTTTTACATTAATTGCCTGTGTTTTTGTGGCTTAGATATTTGCACTTTTGTTGGCTGCCTGTAGTTTTGGAAAGAAGTCGATTCTTCTGTTGCACACATTTCAACTCTTGCTAGATAAAAGCCTCTAGGACATTTCCCCATTAATTTCCAGCGACAAGGCTTGTGGTTTTGTACAATCAGGAATAAATCAAATGACAACATGTTGATGCCATTTGTAGTAGAAGTTCAAGGAGAAACTACACCTAACAATATAACTCATGCAGGTGTAATAattcaattttcatttttatataattttcttTTGAAGTCTTTTTGTTAAGGCTCAAAGATATAAGCACAGAAGAGCAACAATAcaaatcattatcattatcaccCATTATCCTCTTACCCAACTCTTCCCAATGTCTGCTCCTTCCACATCAAATCCTCCCACTGCTGGCCagacaaatattaaaaaatgagtAACAAATGGCcacattttggaaaacaaaccatcactttggtccagactgaaatttcTCAATAACTTTCAactggattgccatgaaattttgaagacagattaatggtgtcctgaggATGAAGCCTACTGACTTTTAGTGTTCCCTTTCATGTTTCATCCAGCACCTCCATCAGGTTAGACTATTAAGTGTCCTTTGGTTAATGACCAAATATCTGcagaactaatgacattcccatcagccttagCTGCTGCATGTTAAGTCAGAGGATCACtaaagttattacagttcatcAACATGAGTGTCTGAACCAAAGTACATGACAATCTGTCCTGTAGTTGTTTAGGTATTTCACTCAAAGCCACAAGtgtgaacctcatggtggcactagaggaaaagtcatgAGTAGGCCTGTCATGATAAATAATATTGACTTATTGTATGATATGACGTTCTTTCCAGAAGGCCCCAGGAAACAGGCGAACAGGAACCAGGTGGGCAGAAGCAGAGCTTGTGGTCGAAGATGGGAGGCAGCGTGAATTACCAAGGATCAGACGAAGCAGATGAGCCAGAGACAGCAGGGTTGATACCGAGGAAGCAGTCGGGATGAGGCAAAGAACAATCTAGCAAGAAGTGTCTGTGAAGCGGGCGTCTTTATAGTGACAGGAGGTAATGATCCATAGGTAAGCTGCGTGGGCATGGAGGACTGGCAGGAGTGGGAATGAGTGGACAGGTGATATGCTGGCAGGTAGGCGTGGTGACGAGGCAGGGTGAATGGTAAATTACTAAATGGGCTGAGGAGAAGGCATGTACGGAGGACGAAAGGTGCCCAGTGTTACACTGGGACAATATATTGTCCAACAGAACTATTTATCGCGACGAGCTTAGTCaggagatcaccaaagtcagtagaaTTCATCCTCTCAgtaccatgaatgtctgtgtaCAGAAGTAGAGGTCTTATTACATGAGATGCACCAGAACTAACTTCAAACAAATTGGATGACACCATAACATCTCAGTTCATACTCCTCTGTGATTAACTTATAAAAGTATGATCATCGTCAGTAATTCCTCTGCCACATAGCTTAGCTTGCTCCCTTCTTTTGCTCAGGACACTGAGTATCAGTCATCATAACCTCGTTGGCACAAAATGGCTCTGCAGAAAGCTTCTTTCTGTGTGGGTCTATTCATAGCATCAGTGCTGACAGCAGCCTGTCAGAGAGAGCGAAGAGAGCCCCAAACACTCATAAAATGGAGCCCACAGCAAACACGTCAGACCCAGAGATGCTGATCTGCAGCTAATTATAGTAGCAATAATTACCATCCTTATTAACATTCAGAACGGACGAGTTGACAAGAACGCTTTGACACAGAGGATGCGCATTTGTTATTGACTGTTAAGGGGATAAAAACAGGGTTTTTTTCAGGGTGCATTTTCACATGAATCAGAATTTTACCACTGTGAAATTACAGAGAATCAAGCCTACATTTTTCTGAAGGCAGACATGGTTAACTGGGTTAAATCATAAAACTTCTCAAACCACACTACCAGACTGGGATCAGGGGCCTCAGGGTGGCCTGGCACTAGAAAGTCACTGTCCCATAAGAAAAAGCCCACAAATGTGAGTCGATGATGCTGTTGTGTGTTCTGCTGCAACCGTGTCTCCTAAAACTTTATATACTTCTACAACTACAACtaatttgtagtttgaaaagaAACATAATGCAGTTTAATAACATCACGAGGAGACATTTTGAATGGAGGTATTAGCAAAGTCAGAAAATGCCAACACATATGTTTTGGTTTCCTAAAATAGCAACAACAGTGTGATTTTACCAGTCAGTAAGTTCACTTTCACTTAAAGGATCATACCATCGTCTCTTCAAGGTTTAGCTCCTCGCACAGTTACAGGAAAGATTTAAAATTAAATCCTTTGCATTTGTTCAGACCACTAAAAAGTGGGCAGACTTtgagtttagtttagttagatACAGAGCTACAGTGGAGTCCACTGCTGAGTGATCTGTTAGCTCCACACACACTTCCCCTACCTGGAGCACATTTAATCTGAAAACAGTGTGCACCGTTTTGCTACAGTTTCCAGGTTGAACATGTGTCCCTGAAATGGTGCACATGGCTTTGAGGTTCATTTCTCTGACTTGATTTCCTCATCCCAATGAGTGACACACAGCCACACGCCAACACtgtccaaagccaaccacaaaatgCACCACCAACATGTGCAAAATAGACGTAAGAGCATTAATTTAGCCCATatttagcagagctgacagagacgCGACTGGAAATGTCCGCACCTATGTCATTACAGAACATTgtggaacatttagcagctaaagagccagatatttcccttcagagttggtggagaccaaaaactgagtgaaaaggagagtgaacattagacttacattcatcagatGGACACAAGCACTACTACAAATAAGTGATTGTGTTATGCTGGCTGTGGAAATAAGCAaatgtttgctaacaagtttaACTAATCAAATGAGAAGATagtatgtcagtgttgtgtttaaagtgtgtttctgTTGGCAAGTGGCaaaaaagtggtaaaaaaaaaatcctccttGAGCTGATTCACTGCAGAGAAACATCAAGTCTGCATTAGTTTTTGTCCAAGTTATATAGAGTTTGAAAAGTCTGCAAAGAGCAGAGCCTTTACTGTATAGGGTTTAAAAGAGGAAAGACAAACTTTTAGACAGATAACCAGATTTTTCCTGAATAAAAGTTCAGTTTTGCAGCATTGCTAGAGTAAAATACTGATGGTACCTTTTTCAGCAGGTTTCTGACAAACCTTTTCTTGTGTAGTTTTATTTGCCTGTGACAGTTTGTTATGCAAACAGAGCCTTTAATCGTCCGGCATGATCTCTGCTGGGAATGACATCACGCTTGATCCATTCATTCATGATATCACCTGCAGTGAATCTGCACGCTGACTACAGCCAACAGGAATGTGTTATCAGACAGAGCTGAGAGCTGAGAGCAGGGCTGGACCACATTTAAGCCAGGAGGGGCTGTATGTCAACAACTAGAAATTAAAAGTACAGACTCCAAATCAGCCATAAAGTGAAATCAACATGTCTCTTAACTAAACAATCCTCAAAAACTGAACTGTATAACCTTCATAAGGAAGTATTCTCTTGCAGGGCTGTTGCTACATTAAAGTCTAGACTTCTCTGGGCCTGCAAACCACCAAATCAGTGCTCACTGGGAACACAATGAGCAGGTTCTTCAGAGAAGAAGATTTGACGGACGTTGTTACGAGCCGTACAGAGATATGAGATCCAGTGAAGGTAAATGAGGTGCAGTGAAGCATTATTCCACATTCAGGTGTTTGAAGTTTTATAGGTACAAGGTACGCAGTCACAAAGGAGGCAAtgggcagcaacagaaaaaagaaaggtCATGTTTAGTCACCCTTATTCCCCCTTATTCACGCTGGGTCATTTCATTCTAATGAAAGAGCCACAATAGACATAATGATAACTTGCTAACTTACCATTAGCATTAGATGAGTCGACTACCCATACAGCTTACGATATGTGGCAAATTCAATCAATTGTGGTCAAAACAATCATACTAAAAATAGCCTTATGGGCATGTTGGTCATGGAGGTCGAATAGGATTAGCTGGAACAGCGTCATGTGGCTCAGTTTGTgccagtttgtttgtttcccatcTATAAATAGCCACATCTATATATGGAAACTAAATTTCTTTCAGTGCACGCACAGAACAGACAGGAGATATTTGCTGAATTTAACAAGAAGTGTATTGGATTAGACTCGCAGACTGCACCTTTAAGAGGCAGCTCAGGTTGCCTTGAGTTGGGTGACAGACAGCAATGCACACTCCTCTACACAAATGCACCTATTGTCACTAGGAATGTCTCATATTACCACTAACAAAGCTACAGACTAAACTAAAAGAATAATATAAAGACTAAAATGAAAGATGCTGTAAGGAGGATTTGAATTCTCCTGCAGCACAGAAGCTGAAGGGTTTAAGTCGTTTGAGGCTGTGCATTGTGCCGTGTGTACTTGATGACTTGATAAAGCACGACTCATCAACTTTCCTATCATAACCATCATCCGAAACCGTGACGGTATGGGTCTTATCTGATGCCTTCTACCACACAAGTAAACAAACATCTGCAGAACATCCATGTTTTTCAAGGGCATTGAGTTTTTCCATCATTCAGTTTTTGCTATCAAGATATTCCAAGAATCTGAGGCTCTTTCTCATTAGTAAAAGATTGTACTGCTGTATGTTTTTCAGAACGGCACAAATATTATGACAGCTCCGTGTGTGATCTCAGCAGCTACGTCCTAACTTGCTTCCACCAGGCAGATGGGTTTGATGTACTGAAAATTTCTCAGATTGACATCTGGATTTCACCCCTGCTGTAGATTCATCACACTGTtatcaagttgttttttttacatccgTTTGCCACGTTTCACTGGTTCTATGCTGTGAtttatcttcttcctctgtgccatagagcttcagtgttgtccaaaaactattaaaaacatacaagttagccacactgttgcactgtgtgCCATATTCCttctagggatgtcagtttcggttaattttgctttcaaaagGCTGACATGGCCGTGGTTAGCACTgtagcctcacagcaagagggttcctggttagAACcaagggtgggggagcccctctgtgtgaagtctgcatgttctccttgtgtcagcgtgggttttctcctggttctccggtttcctcccacagtccaaagacatgcaggtcaatgggtgactctaaattgtccgtaggtgtgaatgtgagtgtgaatggttgtctgtctctatgtgtcagccctgtgatagtctggcgacctgtccagggtgtatccgcCTCTCACTCCCCCACCCCCCGCGACCCTaaaagcggttatggaaaatgaatgaatgagtgaaagaCCGACACCTATTAACCGGTAAGTAACtgtttaatttttaagaaaaaaataaagacgtGAAATACAAGAAGCCTTTTCTTTTAGTCAGGCACTCCTTTGATTCCGTTAGCCTGGGGCTTCAAAGCGCTATCAATTTAGAGGTAgcaatattttaatgttttgtgatgtaaatgtcttgccttttatttatttattttggctttgctgacagacagctggctgTGCCtaccctctggtctccactggtttCTTGGCCCCTCTACATTGCACACCACGTGGGTCAGGAGGagactaatgttagctagctagcggcACCACTCATTTGACAATTACAGCTGGTAGTGCTATCCTGGTGGCAGAGCACTTGACTGCGGAAACATTGCGCCCACCCTACAGTCTCCCTCCAGGTTGTCCTGGTGAGTAAGTGGCTTCATGTTGAACCACAAAACCCtttttgcattgttttctttgttagcATCATTAACCGCGATGACACTGCTAATGGTAGTAACATAGTCAACAATGCCAAAGGGGTTTTATGGCTCAAAACTAGGCTGCTTACTCACAGGGGacagagggtgggcacaatgtttccacagcaaaaaCTGCTAGCAATAATGGCCAAATGAGTGgcactgttagctagctagctcctaTCATACCTGGATGGTGCCAAGTGTAGTAAcctgaagagtagcaaaattaacTGATGGGTGTAACCAGTCACATATAACTGATTAATGGTTAATCGTTACCATTCCTAGTATG includes:
- the filip1b gene encoding filamin-A-interacting protein 1 isoform X5, translating into MRSRNCTMDGPDDGRIQPTKGFIKQEEENTPELTKRKMKVQREEKDGRTAGSAKKPQKPAESRKAAALDLSKTDLLHLLGIMEGEVQAREDIIGLLKSDRTRPESLEAHYASAVPTKPLQALQRDGLLTLSNNSTEDVYEKPMAELDRLEDKQKETYRRMLEQLLLAEKCHRRTVMELDNEKRKHTDFMNKSDDFTNLLEQERERLKRLLEQEKAYQARKDKEHSRRLEKVRAELVKLKSFALMLVDERQLHIEQIDQQSQKIQDLTQKLQEKEQRLTAVSDTAKEDGQKILKLEAELEHKAAKFAQEHEEMMAKLANEESQSRQLRLKLAGLAHKIEELEESNKVLQKSDEDLQELREKISKGECGNSSLMTELENLRKRVLEMEGKDEEITKTETQCRELRKKLQSEENHSKELRLEVDKLQKRMVELEKLEGAFSRSKTECSQLHTNLEKEKRVVKDLAGELETVKTRLKELESAESKFEKAEMVLKDDLMKLKSFTVILVDERKNMAERLKQEEQKSDDLSKMFKAEQGKVTEVTEKLIEESKKLLKFKSEMEVKVSTLIKEKEELKTKLVSEEERCREMNTKLGSMKIRMDGLEESEREMQRKWSNKDNNRNPDDDNKVKELTLEIERLKSRLKQLEVVEGDLMKTEDEYDLLEKKFRTEQDKANTLSKLLEEMKSQIARNKAIEKGEVMSPEAELRIRCKMEEAKTRELQADVQALKEKIHELMNKEDQLSQLQVDYSVLQQRFMEEEEKKKSMSHDFVNLTKELEATKRYSRALRPSMNGTRMVSVPVTSTAVQTDVMASEPAEDETTAGFIRKSVLEENHLMSNLRQRGLKKPTVLERYPPASAELGARKSWTSWLKRKEAITLTQTTPDKTNRASLLQPPEITRPGQPLHIRVTPDHENSTATLEITSPRAEDFFSSTTIIPTLGLQKPRITIVPKPTTVASKSKSCESVGGLDRAKSPVTITTISRAMSPEKTNGCSSDSLQSPVSIITVSTTPVAEACASTEPHDIPAGRTVIKMTPEKQPGLAPFRKYNGNSNIITTEDNKIHIHLGPQYKRPSEGCSNPVLTLRSSESSKEMSTGTVLRSPRQTSMGKTTQSKMTSSITITPITSASSKPTQSVPSSDVQSARSAATRIPVSKAAEYWP
- the filip1b gene encoding filamin-A-interacting protein 1 isoform X2 yields the protein MRSRNCTMDGPDDGRIQPTKGFIKQEEENTPELTKRKMKVQREEKDGRTAGSAKKPQKPAESRKAAALDLSKTDLLHLLGIMEGEVQAREDIIGLLKSDRTRPESLEAHYASAVPTKPLQALQRDGLLTLSNNSTEDVYEKPMAELDRLEDKQKETYRRMLEQLLLAEKCHRRTVMELDNEKRKHTDFMNKSDDFTNLLEQERERLKRLLEQEKAYQARKDKEHSRRLEKVRAELVKLKSFALMLVDERQLHIEQIDQQSQKIQDLTQKLQEKEQRLTAVSDTAKEDGQKILKLEAELEHKAAKFAQEHEEMMAKLANEESQSRQLRLKLAGLAHKIEELEESNKVLQKSDEDLQELREKISKGECGNSSLMTELENLRKRVLEMEGKDEEITKTETQCRELRKKLQSEENHSKELRLEVDKLQKRMVELEKLEGAFSRSKTECSQLHTNLEKEKRVVKDLAGELETVKTRLKELESAESKFEKAEMVLKDDLMKLKSFTVILVDERKNMAERLKQEEQKSDDLSKMFKAEQGKVTEVTEKLIEESKKLLKFKSEMEVKVSTLIKEKEELKTKLVSEEERCREMNTKLGSMKIRMDGLEESEREMQRKWSNKDNNRNPDDDNKVKELTLEIERLKSRLKQLEVVEGDLMKTEDEYDLLEKKFRTEQDKANTLSKLLEEMKSQIARNKAIEKGEVMSPEAELRIRCKMEEAKTRELQADVQALKEKIHELMNKEDQLSQLQVDYSVLQQRFMEEEEKKKSMSHDFVNLTKELEATKRYSRALRPSMNGTRMVSVPVTSTAVQTDVMASEPAEDETTAGFIRKSVLEENHLMSNLRQRGLKKPTVLERYPPASAELGARKSWTSWLKRKEAITLTQTTPDKTNRASLLQPPEITRPGQPLHIRVTPDHENSTATLEITSPRAEDFFSSTTIIPTLGLQKPRITIVPKPTTVASKSKSCESVGGLDRAKSPVTITTISRAMSPEKTNGCSSDSLQSPVSIITVSTTPVAEACASTEPHDIPAGRTVIKMTPEKQPGLAPFRKYNGNSNIITTEDNKIHIHLGPQYKRPSEGCSNPVLTLRSSESSKEMSTGTVLRSPRQTSMGKTTQSKMTSSITITPITSASSKPTQSVLLLKCFKMKSGGVCSLDSTLSSPVRMCSQLGVLPHGSQCQKLQNIGRDFPRGCCREI